A single window of Microbacterium croceum DNA harbors:
- a CDS encoding response regulator transcription factor, producing the protein MTRILLVEDEPDLADPLAYLLRREGYEVEIAEDGPGALSAFRERGADIVLLDLMLPGMPGTEVCRQIRSTSAVPIIMLTAKDSEVDIVVGLELGADDYITKPYSSRELLARMRAVLRRVVQADSELDERVLDGGRVSLDIDRHTVSVAGSVINMPLKEFELLEVLMRNSGRVLTRGQLIDRVWGSDYFGDTKTLDVHIKRIRSRIEENPGEPVMLVTVRGLGYRFEG; encoded by the coding sequence ATGACCCGCATCCTTCTCGTCGAAGACGAGCCCGACCTCGCCGACCCGCTGGCGTACCTGCTGCGCCGTGAGGGATACGAGGTGGAGATCGCCGAGGACGGGCCGGGGGCGCTCTCGGCGTTCCGTGAGCGCGGAGCCGACATCGTGCTGCTCGACCTGATGCTGCCGGGGATGCCCGGTACCGAGGTGTGCCGGCAGATCCGCTCGACCTCCGCCGTGCCGATCATCATGCTCACGGCCAAGGACTCCGAGGTCGACATCGTCGTGGGGCTCGAGCTCGGCGCCGACGACTACATCACCAAGCCCTACTCCTCGCGCGAGCTGCTGGCCCGGATGCGAGCGGTGCTGCGGCGGGTCGTGCAGGCCGACAGCGAGCTCGACGAGCGGGTGCTGGACGGTGGACGGGTGTCGCTCGACATCGATCGCCACACGGTGTCCGTCGCAGGATCGGTCATCAACATGCCGCTGAAGGAGTTCGAGCTCCTCGAGGTGCTGATGCGCAACTCGGGCCGTGTGCTCACGCGGGGCCAGCTGATCGACCGGGTGTGGGGGAGCGACTACTTCGGCGACACGAAGACGCTCGACGTGCACATCAAACGCATCCGCTCGCGGATCGAGGAGAACCCCGGCGAGCCGGTCATGCTCGTGACCGTGCGCGGACTCGGCTATCGGTTCGAGGGCTGA
- a CDS encoding sensor histidine kinase, with translation MTLPQIALIALAVGVLIGVGFSLLIVWAYRARAKVELETSTTVPDGMTDVLDSMDDAACVVDSSGLVLAGSHAAARFGIEVGATLDNPELRQLVRSVRAVGGTKTETLRITRGGLSLDPRLVSARASVIGARMALVIIRDITEQERLDQMRRDFVANTSHELKTPVGAVSLLAEAIESAADDPAQVRIFAARISAEAGRLGQLTGRIMSLSRLQADDGLTDVDPVSIDEVIAASIEAHVVQADSAGVDLTRGGDRGAWVRGDAQILIEAIGNLVANAIVYSPRGSRVGVGVKADGGVVEIAVSDQGIGISEADRERIFERFYRADEARSRRTGGTGLGLSIVKHATQRHGGEVRLWSRPGRGSTFTVRLPQIDAPVIEDTGKKRKKKRARKADKSAGARVRNGEKA, from the coding sequence ATGACCCTGCCGCAGATCGCGCTGATCGCACTCGCCGTGGGCGTGCTGATCGGAGTAGGGTTCTCGCTCCTGATCGTGTGGGCGTACCGGGCAAGGGCGAAGGTCGAACTGGAGACGTCGACCACCGTGCCGGACGGGATGACCGACGTGCTCGACAGCATGGACGATGCCGCCTGCGTCGTCGACTCCTCCGGGCTGGTCCTGGCCGGATCGCACGCGGCTGCGCGTTTCGGCATCGAGGTCGGGGCGACGCTCGATAATCCCGAGCTGCGGCAGCTCGTGCGCAGCGTCAGGGCCGTGGGCGGTACGAAGACGGAGACGCTGCGCATCACGCGCGGCGGGCTCAGCCTCGACCCTCGCCTCGTCTCGGCGCGGGCGAGTGTGATCGGTGCACGGATGGCGCTCGTCATCATCCGCGACATCACCGAGCAGGAGCGCCTCGATCAGATGCGCCGCGACTTCGTGGCGAACACGAGCCACGAGCTCAAGACGCCGGTCGGAGCGGTGAGCCTGCTCGCCGAGGCCATCGAATCCGCCGCGGACGACCCCGCCCAGGTGCGGATCTTCGCCGCCCGCATCTCCGCAGAGGCGGGGCGTCTCGGCCAGCTCACCGGACGCATCATGAGCCTGTCGCGCCTCCAGGCCGATGACGGCCTCACCGACGTCGACCCCGTGTCCATCGACGAAGTGATCGCGGCATCCATCGAAGCCCACGTCGTGCAGGCCGATTCCGCCGGCGTCGATCTCACGCGTGGAGGCGACCGCGGTGCCTGGGTGCGCGGCGACGCGCAGATCCTGATCGAAGCGATCGGCAACCTCGTGGCCAATGCGATCGTGTACTCCCCGCGGGGGTCCCGCGTCGGAGTCGGAGTGAAGGCGGATGGCGGCGTGGTCGAGATCGCGGTCTCCGATCAGGGCATCGGGATCTCCGAGGCCGACCGCGAGCGCATCTTCGAACGGTTCTACCGGGCAGATGAGGCACGCTCCCGCCGCACCGGCGGCACGGGACTCGGCCTCTCGATCGTCAAGCACGCCACCCAACGTCACGGCGGCGAGGTGCGGCTGTGGTCGCGGCCCGGACGCGGCTCCACGTTCACGGTCCGCCTCCCGCAGATCGACGCCCCCGTGATCGAAGACACGGGCAAGAAGCGCAAGAAGAAACGCGCGCGCAAGGCGGACAAGTCCGCGGGTGCACGCGTGCGAAACGGAGAGAAAGCATGA
- the phoU gene encoding phosphate signaling complex protein PhoU: MREVFHQSLEDLQNRLVEIADLVTVSIDKATRAFATSDVALAEEVIADDAKIDELAVALDEQAIEILARQQPVARDLRIVVSALRVSASLERMGDMSEHIAQLARLRFPERAIPKGLKSTFKRMGELDVEIARTLSELLRTQDLRLADAIRNSDDDVDELHVNVFDKVLSDNWKGEATATVDATLASRYHERFADHAVAVAKKVVYLATGDWQVDEEDIALAVEQQQELGHA, encoded by the coding sequence ATGCGCGAAGTCTTCCACCAGTCCCTCGAGGACCTGCAGAACCGCCTCGTGGAGATCGCCGACCTCGTCACGGTCTCGATCGACAAGGCCACCCGCGCCTTCGCCACGAGCGACGTCGCGCTGGCCGAAGAGGTGATCGCCGACGACGCGAAGATCGATGAGCTGGCTGTCGCGCTCGACGAGCAGGCGATCGAGATCCTCGCGCGACAGCAGCCGGTTGCGCGCGACCTGCGCATCGTCGTCAGCGCGCTGCGGGTGAGCGCTTCCCTCGAGCGCATGGGCGACATGTCCGAGCACATCGCGCAGCTCGCACGTCTCCGCTTCCCCGAGCGCGCCATCCCGAAGGGGCTCAAGAGCACGTTCAAGCGCATGGGCGAGCTGGACGTCGAGATCGCCCGGACCCTCAGCGAGCTGCTGCGCACGCAGGATCTGCGCCTGGCGGATGCCATCCGCAACTCCGATGACGATGTCGACGAGCTCCACGTGAACGTCTTCGACAAGGTGCTCAGCGACAACTGGAAGGGCGAAGCGACCGCGACCGTCGACGCGACCCTGGCCAGCCGCTACCACGAGCGTTTCGCCGACCACGCGGTCGCCGTCGCCAAGAAGGTCGTGTACCTCGCGACAGGCGACTGGCAGGTCGACGAGGAGGACATCGCCCTCGCCGTCGAGCAGCAGCAGGAGCTCGGGCACGCCTGA
- a CDS encoding phosphoglyceromutase: protein MTATRTLILLRHGRSEWNELNLFTGWVDVRLNEQGRNEARRGGELLAEAGILPDVLHTSLLSRAIQTANIALDAADRLWIPVTRSWRLNERHYGALQGKDKAQTLEEFGPEQFQLWRRSFDVPPPVLDDDSEFSQVHDVRYADIDGEVPRTESLKLVIDRLLPYWDSAIVPDLEAGKTVLVTAHGNSLRGLVKHLEGISDDDIAELNIPTGIPLVYELDENNVPTGPGRYLDPEAAAAGAAAVAAQGKK, encoded by the coding sequence ATGACTGCGACGCGCACCCTCATCCTGCTCCGCCACGGCCGGAGCGAGTGGAACGAACTGAACCTCTTCACCGGTTGGGTGGATGTCCGCCTCAACGAGCAGGGCAGGAACGAGGCCCGCCGTGGCGGCGAGCTGCTGGCCGAGGCCGGCATCCTGCCCGACGTGCTGCACACCTCGCTGCTCAGCCGCGCCATCCAGACCGCCAACATCGCGCTCGACGCGGCCGACCGCCTGTGGATCCCCGTGACGCGCTCCTGGCGTCTGAACGAGCGCCACTACGGCGCCCTGCAGGGCAAGGACAAGGCGCAGACGCTCGAGGAGTTCGGCCCGGAGCAGTTCCAGCTGTGGCGCCGCTCGTTCGACGTGCCGCCGCCCGTGCTCGACGACGACAGCGAGTTCAGCCAGGTCCACGACGTCCGGTACGCCGACATCGACGGCGAGGTGCCCCGCACCGAGTCGCTCAAGCTGGTCATCGACCGTCTCCTGCCCTACTGGGACAGCGCGATCGTGCCCGACCTCGAAGCCGGCAAGACCGTGCTCGTCACCGCACACGGCAACTCGCTGCGCGGCCTCGTGAAGCACCTCGAGGGCATCAGCGACGATGACATCGCCGAGCTCAACATCCCCACCGGCATCCCGCTCGTCTACGAGCTGGACGAGAACAACGTGCCCACCGGCCCCGGCCGCTACCTCGACCCCGAGGCCGCCGCCGCCGGTGCCGCCGCGGTCGCCGCGCAGGGCAAGAAGTAG
- a CDS encoding class I SAM-dependent methyltransferase produces MASSPLGRPTRGTTGTNRLRRNDRWIAASEAFRRATDPLVIDLGYGASGVTAFELATRLRAVRPDAEVRGLEIDPVRVATATAQLEEVRAGRTPFASDLPVSFARGGFEVPLPAGRRAAVIRAMNVLRQYDEADVADAWQTVAARLAPGGLLIEGTCDEIGRVSTWIDVRTDGTPVRFTLSLRLAELEQPSIVAERLPKALIHRNVAGERIHALLVDLDREWDRAASLSTFGATQRFLAAVTALRAQGWPILGGRTRWRLGELTLPWDAVAPLR; encoded by the coding sequence ATGGCGTCATCTCCCCTGGGTCGTCCGACGCGCGGCACGACCGGGACCAACCGGCTGCGGCGCAATGATCGGTGGATCGCCGCGAGCGAGGCGTTCCGGCGCGCCACCGACCCGCTGGTGATCGACCTCGGCTACGGCGCGAGCGGTGTCACGGCGTTCGAGCTCGCGACCAGGCTGCGCGCCGTCCGGCCGGACGCCGAGGTGCGCGGCCTCGAGATCGACCCTGTCCGCGTCGCCACGGCCACCGCGCAGCTGGAGGAGGTGCGCGCCGGCCGCACTCCGTTCGCTTCCGACCTGCCCGTCTCGTTCGCACGCGGCGGGTTCGAGGTGCCGCTGCCGGCCGGTCGCCGCGCCGCCGTCATCCGCGCCATGAACGTGCTGCGCCAATACGACGAGGCGGATGTGGCCGACGCCTGGCAGACGGTCGCCGCACGTCTGGCACCGGGCGGCCTCCTCATCGAAGGCACCTGCGACGAGATCGGGCGCGTCTCCACCTGGATCGATGTGCGGACGGACGGCACCCCGGTGCGGTTCACGCTCTCGCTGCGGCTCGCCGAGCTCGAGCAGCCGAGCATCGTCGCCGAGCGCCTGCCGAAGGCACTGATCCATCGCAACGTCGCCGGAGAGCGCATCCATGCGCTGCTCGTCGATCTCGACCGCGAGTGGGATCGGGCGGCGTCGCTGTCGACGTTCGGGGCGACGCAGCGGTTCCTCGCCGCGGTGACGGCGCTGCGAGCACAGGGCTGGCCGATCCTCGGCGGTCGCACACGCTGGCGTCTGGGCGAGCTCACGCTGCCGTGGGATGCAGTGGCGCCTCTGCGCTGA
- the ygfZ gene encoding CAF17-like 4Fe-4S cluster assembly/insertion protein YgfZ — MSAFSGIPGAVSDDAGIAHFGDPFREQRCLAAGTAIAPLDDRAVIEVAGPERLSWLDSITSQAVGRLAPGESTELLVLDPQGRVEHAAGVMDDGSSTWLIADAGDADALASWLTRMKFRTQATVERRTDLTLVGFVDGASAAATVVAAALATNGTPLVWADPWQHVTAGGHQYAEISEHPGAALAWRVGILTNAEASTLADSLDPEAAAGLLAAEALRIAAWRPRWAAEVDERSLPHESDWLRSAVHLNKGCYRGQETVAKVHNLGHPPRRLAALQLDGSDAVLPPAGSPVFAGDDEVGHITSAARHHEDGPIALAILSRRTPVGDLTVRADGIDIAAAQQVIVPADAGATADIPRLTRLSRRPAAPDPRTTTGGR, encoded by the coding sequence ATGAGCGCCTTCTCCGGCATTCCCGGTGCCGTCTCCGACGACGCGGGCATCGCCCACTTCGGAGATCCGTTCCGCGAGCAGCGCTGTCTCGCTGCCGGCACCGCCATCGCGCCCCTCGACGACCGTGCCGTGATCGAGGTCGCCGGCCCGGAGCGGTTGAGCTGGCTCGACTCCATCACCTCGCAGGCGGTGGGGCGTCTCGCCCCCGGCGAGAGCACCGAGCTCCTGGTGCTCGATCCGCAGGGCCGCGTGGAGCACGCCGCCGGAGTGATGGATGACGGATCCTCGACCTGGCTGATCGCCGACGCGGGTGATGCCGATGCCCTGGCCTCGTGGTTGACGCGGATGAAGTTCCGCACGCAGGCGACGGTCGAACGTCGCACCGACCTGACGCTGGTCGGATTCGTCGACGGCGCCTCGGCCGCGGCGACGGTCGTGGCGGCCGCGCTCGCGACGAACGGGACGCCGCTCGTCTGGGCGGATCCGTGGCAGCACGTCACGGCGGGCGGTCACCAGTACGCCGAGATCTCCGAACATCCGGGCGCGGCGCTCGCCTGGCGTGTCGGCATCCTCACGAACGCTGAGGCGTCGACGCTCGCGGACTCGCTCGATCCGGAGGCGGCAGCCGGACTGCTCGCGGCCGAAGCGCTGCGCATCGCCGCCTGGCGTCCGCGGTGGGCTGCCGAGGTCGATGAGAGGTCGCTGCCGCACGAGTCTGACTGGCTCCGCAGCGCCGTGCATCTGAACAAGGGCTGCTACCGCGGCCAGGAGACCGTCGCGAAGGTGCACAACCTCGGCCATCCGCCCCGCCGGCTCGCCGCGCTGCAGCTCGACGGCAGTGATGCGGTGCTGCCTCCGGCCGGGTCGCCCGTGTTCGCCGGCGACGACGAGGTCGGGCACATCACGTCTGCCGCGCGGCACCACGAGGACGGTCCGATCGCGCTCGCGATCCTGTCGCGTCGGACACCGGTGGGTGACCTCACGGTGCGGGCCGACGGCATCGACATCGCGGCGGCCCAGCAGGTCATCGTGCCGGCGGATGCCGGTGCCACCGCCGACATCCCTCGGCTCACCCGACTCTCGCGTCGTCCGGCGGCACCGGACCCCCGCACCACGACCGGCGGTCGCTGA
- a CDS encoding FABP family protein, translating into MLELPTDLPADLAPLSWLIGVWEGTGVIDFPVGDERLQGEFAHRVSFSHDGGPFLNYSSTATLLGEDGEQSLPLVSEIGFWRLSRPAGDADAGPALLPPQAVAAPRTVDDVEELRGDNGAFPIEVSLAHSDGMLELYLGEIKGPRIDMASDAIVRGAGGKDYGAATRIYGLVDGHLLWAWDIAALGTPLRSHASARLAKV; encoded by the coding sequence GTGCTCGAACTGCCGACCGACCTCCCCGCAGACCTTGCCCCGCTCTCGTGGCTGATCGGCGTGTGGGAGGGCACGGGTGTCATCGACTTCCCCGTCGGTGACGAGCGATTGCAGGGGGAGTTCGCGCATCGCGTGAGCTTCAGCCATGACGGCGGGCCGTTCCTGAACTACTCCAGCACCGCCACGCTTCTCGGTGAAGACGGGGAGCAGTCGCTCCCGCTGGTCTCCGAGATCGGCTTCTGGCGTCTCTCTCGTCCTGCCGGTGACGCCGACGCGGGCCCGGCGCTGCTTCCGCCGCAGGCCGTGGCTGCTCCGCGCACGGTCGACGACGTAGAAGAGCTGCGTGGCGACAACGGCGCCTTCCCCATCGAGGTCTCGCTCGCGCATTCCGACGGAATGCTGGAGCTGTACCTGGGCGAGATCAAGGGGCCGCGCATCGACATGGCTTCCGATGCGATCGTCCGCGGTGCCGGCGGCAAGGACTACGGTGCCGCCACCCGGATCTACGGTCTCGTCGACGGTCACCTGCTGTGGGCGTGGGACATCGCCGCCCTGGGGACTCCGCTGCGCTCGCACGCGTCCGCGCGCCTGGCGAAGGTCTGA
- a CDS encoding winged helix-turn-helix transcriptional regulator — protein MAQVLVLTNAPASEQVLPALELLSHRVRQIPAEPSQLVSAPEYDLVIVDGRHDLVGAKSLCRLLRVAGQDAPLLLVVTEGGMSALSGDWEIDDVLLSTAGPAETDARVRLALARRDDVAEPTRVQASGVTIDEQSYSAKLRGKPLDLTYKEFQLLHFLATHPSRVFTREQLLSEVWGYDYFGGTRTVDVHVRRLRAKLGDQEQIIGTVRNVGYRFNVYDEDSVAAAG, from the coding sequence GTGGCCCAGGTCCTGGTTCTGACGAACGCTCCCGCATCAGAGCAGGTGCTCCCTGCGCTCGAGCTGCTCAGCCACCGCGTGCGCCAGATCCCGGCCGAACCGTCGCAGCTGGTGAGCGCTCCGGAGTACGACCTCGTGATCGTCGACGGTCGACACGATCTGGTCGGGGCGAAGTCGCTGTGCCGCCTGCTGCGTGTCGCCGGACAGGACGCTCCGCTGCTGCTCGTCGTGACCGAGGGCGGGATGAGCGCGCTCTCCGGAGACTGGGAGATCGACGACGTCCTCCTCTCCACCGCGGGGCCCGCCGAGACCGATGCCCGCGTCCGCCTGGCTCTCGCCCGGCGCGACGATGTCGCGGAGCCGACCCGTGTGCAGGCCTCCGGCGTCACGATCGACGAGCAGTCCTACTCCGCGAAGCTACGCGGCAAGCCGCTCGACCTCACCTACAAGGAGTTCCAGCTTCTGCACTTCCTCGCCACGCACCCCTCGCGCGTCTTCACCCGCGAACAGCTGCTCAGCGAGGTGTGGGGCTACGACTACTTCGGCGGCACGAGGACGGTCGACGTGCACGTGCGACGGCTGCGGGCGAAGCTCGGCGACCAGGAGCAGATCATCGGCACCGTGCGCAACGTGGGCTACCGCTTCAACGTGTACGACGAGGATTCGGTCGCCGCTGCGGGGTAA
- a CDS encoding RNA degradosome polyphosphate kinase — translation MIDPALADAGLGDAEDDDFDANESPDALLPDHRYFDRELSWLAFNQRVLELAEDASLPELERANFLAIFASNLDEFFMVRVAGLKRRIMTGLAVPTNIGRSPVDALADISREAHALQLRHAEAWTSQVRPALADAGIEMSSWSELTESERSALSEYFQLQVFPVLMPLAVDPAHPFPYISGLSLNLAIRIRNARTGRQEFARLKVPPMLPRFVEVPGTSEITRYLSLEELIANHLGDLFPGMEVLDHHAFRLTRNEDVAIEEDESENLIQALEAELLRRRFGPPIRLEITDDMDAVTLELLVKELDITDQEVYRLPGPLDLRGLFGLSRIDRPDLRYPPHLPTTAVAFQPGDSNTRADMFAAIRKSDVLVHHPYESFTTSVQAFLEQAARDPHVLAIKQTLYRTSGDSPIVQALIDAAEAGKQVLALVEVKARFDEANNIVWARKLEKAGVHVVYGLVGLKTHCKLALVIREEEGTLRHYSHVGTGNYNPKTSRIYEDFGLFTADAQVGKDLTRLFNELSGYAIEKKFKRLLVAPLHLRKGLVRQIDAERKNAEAGKPARIRIKVNSMVDEEIIDSLYRASVAGVKVEVWVRGICSLRTDLDGISDNITVRSILGRYLEHSRIFAFENDGDPQVYIGSADMMHRNLDRRVEALVRVTDPAHLKELLAFFDLAMDPGTTSWHLGAGGVWERHAVDADGKPLLDLQDKTMGLIQRRRRARAVR, via the coding sequence ATGATCGATCCCGCACTCGCCGATGCCGGCCTCGGTGACGCCGAAGACGACGACTTCGACGCGAACGAGTCGCCCGATGCTCTGCTGCCCGACCACCGCTACTTCGATCGCGAGCTGAGCTGGCTGGCGTTCAACCAGCGCGTGCTCGAACTCGCGGAGGACGCATCGCTGCCCGAACTCGAGCGGGCGAACTTCCTGGCGATCTTCGCGAGCAACCTCGACGAGTTCTTCATGGTCAGAGTCGCAGGCCTCAAGCGCCGTATCATGACCGGTCTGGCCGTGCCGACGAACATCGGCCGCTCCCCCGTCGATGCTCTCGCCGACATCTCCCGCGAAGCGCACGCGCTGCAACTGCGTCATGCCGAGGCATGGACATCACAGGTACGCCCCGCACTCGCCGACGCCGGCATCGAGATGAGCTCGTGGTCGGAGCTCACCGAGTCCGAGCGATCGGCTCTGTCGGAGTACTTCCAGCTCCAGGTCTTCCCGGTGCTGATGCCCCTGGCTGTCGACCCCGCCCACCCCTTCCCGTACATCTCGGGCCTTTCGCTGAACCTCGCGATCCGCATCCGCAACGCCCGCACGGGGCGCCAGGAGTTCGCGCGTCTCAAGGTGCCGCCGATGCTCCCGCGGTTCGTCGAGGTGCCCGGCACCAGCGAGATCACGCGCTATCTGAGCCTGGAGGAGCTGATCGCGAACCACCTGGGCGATCTCTTCCCCGGCATGGAGGTGCTCGACCACCACGCCTTCCGCCTGACCCGCAACGAAGACGTCGCGATCGAGGAGGACGAGAGCGAGAACCTCATCCAGGCACTCGAGGCCGAGCTGCTCCGCCGGCGGTTCGGCCCGCCGATCCGCCTCGAGATCACGGACGACATGGATGCGGTGACACTGGAGCTGCTCGTGAAGGAGCTCGACATCACCGACCAGGAGGTCTACCGCCTCCCCGGGCCGCTCGACCTGCGCGGCCTGTTCGGGCTCTCCCGCATCGACCGCCCCGACCTGCGCTACCCGCCGCACCTGCCGACCACCGCTGTCGCCTTCCAACCCGGTGACAGCAACACCCGTGCCGACATGTTCGCGGCGATCCGCAAGTCCGATGTACTCGTGCACCACCCCTATGAGTCGTTCACCACGAGCGTGCAGGCGTTCCTCGAGCAGGCCGCCCGCGACCCTCACGTGCTGGCCATCAAGCAGACGCTCTACCGCACCTCGGGCGACAGCCCCATCGTGCAGGCCCTGATCGATGCGGCGGAGGCGGGCAAGCAGGTGCTCGCCCTGGTCGAGGTCAAGGCGCGCTTCGACGAGGCGAACAACATCGTCTGGGCGCGCAAGCTCGAGAAGGCCGGCGTGCACGTGGTGTACGGTCTGGTCGGCCTCAAGACGCACTGCAAGCTGGCTCTCGTCATCCGCGAGGAAGAGGGCACGCTGCGCCACTACTCGCACGTGGGCACCGGGAACTACAACCCGAAGACGAGCCGCATCTACGAGGACTTCGGCCTGTTCACCGCCGACGCCCAGGTCGGCAAGGACCTCACCCGCCTGTTCAACGAGCTCAGCGGCTACGCGATCGAGAAGAAGTTCAAGCGGCTTCTCGTCGCGCCCCTGCACTTGCGCAAGGGCCTGGTGCGCCAGATCGACGCTGAGCGCAAGAACGCCGAAGCCGGCAAGCCCGCCCGCATCCGCATCAAGGTGAACTCGATGGTCGACGAGGAGATCATCGACTCCCTGTACCGCGCGAGCGTGGCCGGGGTGAAGGTCGAAGTGTGGGTGCGCGGCATCTGCAGCCTGCGCACCGACCTCGACGGCATCAGCGACAACATCACTGTGCGCAGCATCCTCGGCCGCTATCTGGAGCACTCCCGTATCTTCGCGTTCGAGAACGACGGCGATCCGCAGGTGTACATCGGCAGCGCCGACATGATGCACCGCAACCTCGACCGCCGCGTCGAGGCGCTGGTGCGGGTCACCGATCCCGCGCATCTCAAGGAACTGCTGGCGTTCTTCGACCTCGCGATGGACCCGGGGACGACCTCGTGGCACCTCGGTGCCGGCGGGGTATGGGAACGCCACGCCGTGGATGCCGACGGAAAGCCCCTGCTCGACCTGCAGGATAAGACCATGGGGTTGATCCAGCGGCGCCGTCGCGCACGGGCGGTGCGATGA
- a CDS encoding NUDIX hydrolase encodes MTLRQTQEAPRAKWTDKAVYAAGAVVWRLVDGKLRILLIHRTKYRDITLPKGKVDPGEMLAETAVREVYEETGIRVSLGVPVGVSRYVMASRKQKVVHYWAAEATDEAIRASAFVPNREIAALEWVSVKKARSRLSYPVDLEILDFFSTLVDDGVLRTFPVIALRHAKALPRSEWDGSDASRPLTERGRTQAKSLVGPLRAFGVRKIITSDAERCVRTVAPLAKALGRTPVRTEKISQDAWEDGTDDLRSVVGRRVRAGKPAVLCSHGPVLPGLLSEISLATGTIQGSYLSSASDLEPAAFSVVHLSATNPGSGIIAIETHVPKV; translated from the coding sequence ATGACACTTCGACAGACCCAGGAAGCGCCTCGCGCGAAGTGGACCGACAAGGCGGTGTACGCCGCCGGTGCGGTCGTCTGGCGTCTGGTCGACGGAAAGCTGCGCATCCTGCTGATCCATCGCACGAAGTACCGCGACATCACCCTGCCCAAGGGCAAGGTCGATCCCGGCGAGATGCTCGCCGAGACAGCGGTGCGCGAGGTGTACGAGGAGACAGGCATCCGCGTCTCGCTCGGCGTTCCCGTCGGCGTGAGCCGCTACGTGATGGCCTCGCGCAAGCAGAAAGTCGTGCACTACTGGGCCGCGGAGGCCACCGACGAGGCGATCCGCGCGTCGGCCTTCGTGCCCAACCGCGAGATCGCCGCGCTCGAATGGGTGAGCGTCAAGAAGGCCAGGTCACGACTCAGCTACCCGGTCGATCTGGAGATCCTCGACTTCTTCTCCACGCTCGTCGACGACGGCGTGCTGCGCACATTCCCCGTGATCGCGCTACGGCACGCGAAGGCGCTCCCCCGGTCGGAGTGGGACGGCTCGGATGCCTCCCGCCCGCTGACCGAGCGCGGCCGCACCCAGGCCAAGTCCCTCGTCGGACCGCTCCGCGCCTTCGGCGTGCGCAAGATCATCACCAGTGACGCCGAGCGATGCGTCCGTACCGTCGCACCTCTCGCGAAGGCGCTGGGGCGCACCCCCGTGCGGACCGAGAAGATCAGCCAGGACGCCTGGGAGGACGGCACCGACGACCTCCGCTCGGTCGTCGGCCGCCGTGTGCGTGCCGGCAAGCCCGCCGTGCTGTGCAGTCACGGCCCCGTGCTGCCAGGACTCCTCTCCGAGATCTCACTCGCGACCGGCACCATCCAGGGCTCCTACCTCAGCAGCGCGTCGGACCTCGAACCGGCCGCGTTCTCGGTCGTTCACCTCTCCGCGACCAACCCCGGCTCCGGCATCATCGCGATCGAGACGCACGTCCCGAAGGTCTGA